In the genome of Salmo trutta chromosome 18, fSalTru1.1, whole genome shotgun sequence, one region contains:
- the LOC115153059 gene encoding cysteine sulfinic acid decarboxylase, which produces MSHLPRFWNLGWSSFLDWWSNQSVVSEQGPSPLYGQQNMNEPLLDNSEGQLFLTEAFKVIIEEVLCKGTDVKEKVCEWREPEELAALLDLELRENGEPQHQLLQRIRDVAKYSVKTNHPRFFNQLFAGVDYHALTGRFLTEALNTSQYTYEVAPVFVLMEGEVLSKLRSLVGWAEGDGIFCPGGTMSNMYAMNVARYRAFPEVKLKGMWSLPRLAVFTSQQSHYSVMKAAAFQGIGTENVFKVKVDDRGCMIPEDLGETIELAKSQGAVPFFVHATSGTTVQGAFDPLEPIADICDRQGLWMHVDAAWGGSVLFSKEHKHLMRGVERADSVTWNPHKMMLTGLQCSAILLKDTTHLLKHCHSADAKYLFQQDKFYDTSLDTGDKSIQCGRKVDCLKLWLMWKAVGSKGLEERVDRAVAHTRYLVEEMKRREGFELIGKPLFVNVCFWFIPPSLRGKENSPDYNDRLSKVAPVIKERMMKQGTMMLGYQPQGGRVNFFRMIVISPQLSHQDMSFCLNEIERLGNDL; this is translated from the exons ATGAGTCACCTACCTAGATTCTGGAACCTGGGATGGTCTTCCTTTCTTGACTGGTGGAGTAATCAGAGTGTTGTTTCAGAGCAAG GACCTTCTCCCCTGTATGGTCAGCAGAATATGAATGAACCTCTTCTGGACAACAGTGAAGGCCAGCTCTTCCTGACCGAGGcttttaaagtcatcattgagGAGGTGCTATGTAAAGGCACAGATGTCAAAGAGAAG GTGTGTGAGTGGCGCGAGCCAGAGGAGTTAGCTGCTCTGCTAGATCTGGAGCTGCGAGAGAATGGGGAGCCGCAACACCAGCTGCTGCAGAGAATACGGGATGTGGCCAAATACAGTGTCAAGACca ATCATCCGCGGTTCTTCAATCAGCTCTTTGCAGGGGTGGACTACCATGCCTTGACAGGACGATTCCTTACGGAGGCTCTTAACACTAGCCA GTATACCTATGAGGTGGCTCCAGTGTTTGTCCTGATGGAAGGCGAGGTACTCTCCAAGCTACGTTCTCTAGTTGGGTGGGCAGAGGGAGATGGCATCTTCTGCCCAGGCGGTACCATGTCTAACATGTATGCCATGAACGTAGCACGCTACCGGGCCTTCCCAGAAGTAAAACTGAAGGGAATGTGGTCCCTCCCTCGACTGGCTGTCTTTACATCTCAACAG AGCCACTACTCTGTGATGAAAGCAGCTGCATTTCAAGGTATTGGGACAGAGAACGTGTTTAAGGTCAAAGTGGATGATAG GGGTTGCATGATTCCAGAAGACCTTGGTGAGACAATTGAGCTGGCGAAATCTCAA GGGGCAGTGCCATTCTTTGTCCATGCCACGTCAGGAACGACTGTACAAGGCGCTTTTGACCCACTGGAGCCCATCGCTGACATCTGTGACAGACAGGGGTTGTGGATGCATGTTGAT GCAGCCTGGGGAGGGAGTGTTCTCTTCTCAAAGGAACACAAACATCTCATGAGAGGAGTTGAGAG AGCCGATTCAGTGACTTGGAATCCACACAAGATGATGCTGACGGGCTTGCAATGTTCAGCCATTCTGCTCAAGGACACCACA CACCTATTGAAACATTGccacagtgcagatgcaaagtacCTCTTCCAGCAGGACAAGTTCTATGACACAAGTCTGGACACGGGGGACAAGTCGATACAGTGTGGCCGTAAGGTTGACTGCCTGAAGCTGTGGTTGATGTGGAAAGCTGTAGGGTCAAAAGGCTTGGAAGAGCGTGTTGACAGGGCTGTCGCCCATACAAG ATATCTGGTGGAGGAGATGAAGAGAAGAGAGGGCTTTGAACTTATAGGGAAG CCGTTGTTTGTGAACGTGTGTTTCTGGTTCATACCACCCAGTCTGAGGGGAAAGGAGAACAGTCCAGACTACAATgacagattgtcaaag GTGGCTCCAGTGATTAAGGAG